The Pseudomonas berkeleyensis genome includes a region encoding these proteins:
- a CDS encoding VOC family protein: MIERLDHLVLTVADIDTSVDFYERVLGMRHERFGAGRSALVFGQQKFNLHQAGREFEPKASRPTPGAIDLCLITLWPLERVLAHLVEQGVTVEEGSVARTGAIGPIESVYFRDPDGNLIEVSRYPENAP, translated from the coding sequence ATGATCGAACGACTGGATCATCTGGTACTGACGGTGGCCGATATCGACACCTCCGTCGACTTCTACGAGCGTGTGCTGGGCATGCGTCATGAGCGTTTTGGCGCCGGGCGCAGTGCCCTGGTCTTCGGTCAACAGAAATTCAACCTGCATCAGGCGGGCCGTGAGTTCGAGCCCAAGGCAAGCAGGCCGACGCCAGGCGCCATCGACCTGTGCCTGATCACGCTGTGGCCGCTGGAGCGGGTGCTGGCGCATCTGGTCGAGCAGGGCGTAACCGTCGAAGAAGGGTCGGTGGCTCGTACCGGCGCCATCGGCCCTATCGAGTCGGTGTACTTCCGCGACCCGGATGGCAACCTGATCGAAGTCAGCCGCTATCCCGAAAACGCTCCATAG
- a CDS encoding trimeric intracellular cation channel family protein, protein MQQLFYIADLFGVAVFAITGALMAGRKSMDLFGVLVMAIVTALGGGTLRDLILDNHPVSWIRDDTYILVASLAALGTVVWVRMTRPIHEKGLLIADAFGLAVFTVYGTELALQHGTPISTAVIMGVMTGVVGGVIRDVLCNEIPLIFQKEIYATACIAGALTFIGLRMLGTPHWLDTCVAMLVVLCARLAAIHWHLRLPRFHLLDRH, encoded by the coding sequence ATGCAGCAGCTGTTCTACATCGCCGATCTGTTCGGTGTGGCGGTGTTCGCCATCACCGGTGCGTTGATGGCCGGGCGCAAGTCCATGGATCTGTTCGGTGTGCTGGTGATGGCCATCGTCACTGCGCTGGGTGGCGGTACGTTGCGCGACCTGATTCTGGACAACCACCCGGTCAGCTGGATTCGCGACGACACCTACATCCTGGTCGCCTCGCTGGCAGCGCTGGGCACGGTGGTATGGGTGCGCATGACCCGGCCAATCCATGAAAAAGGCCTGTTGATCGCCGATGCCTTCGGCCTGGCGGTGTTTACCGTCTATGGCACCGAACTGGCGCTGCAGCATGGCACGCCGATCAGCACGGCGGTGATCATGGGGGTGATGACCGGCGTGGTCGGCGGGGTGATCCGCGACGTGTTGTGCAACGAGATTCCGCTGATCTTCCAGAAGGAAATCTACGCCACCGCCTGCATTGCCGGTGCGCTGACCTTTATCGGCCTGCGCATGCTGGGCACCCCGCACTGGCTGGACACCTGCGTCGCCATGCTGGTGGTGCTGTGCGCCCGCCTGGCGGCGATTCACTGGCACCTGCGGTTGCCACGTTTTCATCTGTTGGACAGGCATTGA
- the gorA gene encoding glutathione-disulfide reductase yields MSYDFDLFVIGAGSGGVRAARFAAGFGARVAVAESRYLGGTCVNVGCVPKKLLVYGAHFAEDFEQASGFGWSLGEANFDWATLIANKNREIERLNGIYRNLLTNSGVSLFEGHARIVDAHTVEVNGQRHRAERILIATGGWPQIPDIPGREHAISSNEAFFLKALPKRVLVVGGGYIAVEFASIFHGLGAQTSLLYRGDLFLRGFDGAVREHLRDELNKKGLDLQFNADIASIARNADGSLAATLKDGRVLEADCVFYATGRRPMLDNLGLENVEVKLDERGYIEVDDLFQTSTPSILALGDVIGRVQLTPVALAEGMAVARRLFKPEEYRPLDYRMIPTAVFSLPNIGTVGLSEEQAIEDGHKVKVFESRFRPMKLTLTENPERTLMKLVVDADSDRVLGCHMVGPEAGEIVQGLAIALKAGATKQIFDETIGVHPSAAEEFVTLRTPTRG; encoded by the coding sequence ATGAGTTACGACTTCGACCTGTTCGTTATCGGCGCCGGTTCCGGCGGCGTACGTGCGGCGCGCTTCGCCGCTGGTTTTGGGGCCCGCGTGGCGGTTGCCGAAAGCCGTTACCTGGGCGGCACCTGCGTCAATGTTGGTTGTGTGCCGAAAAAGCTGCTGGTCTACGGCGCGCATTTCGCCGAGGACTTCGAGCAGGCTTCCGGTTTCGGCTGGTCGCTGGGCGAGGCCAACTTCGACTGGGCGACACTGATCGCCAACAAGAACCGTGAGATCGAACGCCTCAATGGCATCTACCGTAACCTGTTGACCAACAGCGGCGTAAGTCTGTTCGAAGGCCATGCACGTATCGTCGATGCCCACACCGTCGAGGTGAACGGCCAACGTCACCGCGCCGAGCGTATTCTCATCGCCACCGGTGGCTGGCCACAGATTCCGGACATTCCCGGTCGCGAGCATGCCATCAGTTCCAACGAAGCCTTCTTCCTCAAGGCGCTACCCAAGCGCGTGCTGGTGGTGGGCGGTGGCTACATCGCGGTGGAGTTCGCCTCGATTTTCCATGGGCTGGGCGCACAGACTTCGTTGCTGTATCGCGGCGACCTGTTCCTGCGCGGCTTCGACGGCGCGGTGCGTGAACACCTGCGCGATGAGTTGAACAAGAAAGGCCTGGATCTGCAGTTCAATGCCGACATCGCCAGCATTGCGCGCAATGCTGATGGCAGCCTGGCTGCAACGCTCAAGGATGGCCGTGTGCTGGAGGCCGATTGCGTGTTCTACGCCACTGGCCGCCGACCGATGCTGGACAACCTCGGCTTGGAGAACGTCGAAGTCAAGCTGGACGAGCGCGGCTACATCGAAGTTGACGACTTGTTCCAGACCTCCACCCCATCGATTCTCGCCCTGGGCGATGTGATCGGCCGCGTGCAACTGACGCCAGTCGCCCTGGCCGAAGGCATGGCTGTAGCACGTCGGCTGTTCAAGCCGGAGGAATATCGCCCGCTGGATTACCGCATGATCCCCACCGCGGTGTTCAGCCTGCCGAACATCGGCACCGTCGGTCTCAGTGAGGAGCAGGCCATTGAAGACGGGCACAAGGTGAAAGTCTTCGAGAGCCGCTTCCGGCCGATGAAGCTGACGCTGACCGAGAACCCGGAGCGCACGTTGATGAAACTGGTGGTCGATGCTGACAGCGACCGCGTGCTGGGCTGCCACATGGTCGGCCCGGAGGCAGGCGAGATCGTCCAGGGACTGGCCATCGCACTCAAGGCCGGCGCCACCAAGCAGATCTTCGACGAGACCATCGGGGTGCACCCAAGTGCTGCCGAGGAGTTCGTCACTCTGCGTACGCCTACCCGGGGCTGA
- a CDS encoding VOC family protein, giving the protein MRPTLTHLALHVPDLDACIAFYQRFCGMQVIHERPGKGTRIVWMAEPGKEHQFIFVIMPGGQDRNLAANDYSHFGFALASREEVERIAAMANNDGCLIWPPRDEPYPVGYYCGLRDPAGNYVEFSYGQPLGPGSEDMPIP; this is encoded by the coding sequence ATGCGCCCTACCCTGACTCACCTGGCCCTGCACGTGCCCGACCTCGATGCCTGCATCGCTTTCTATCAGCGCTTCTGCGGCATGCAGGTGATCCATGAACGCCCAGGCAAGGGCACCCGCATCGTCTGGATGGCCGAACCGGGCAAGGAACACCAGTTCATCTTCGTCATCATGCCCGGTGGTCAGGACAGGAACCTGGCCGCCAATGATTACAGCCACTTCGGCTTCGCACTGGCCAGCCGCGAGGAGGTCGAGCGCATCGCCGCCATGGCCAATAACGATGGTTGCCTGATCTGGCCACCACGCGACGAACCCTACCCGGTCGGTTACTACTGCGGCCTGCGCGACCCGGCCGGTAACTACGTGGAGTTCAGCTATGGCCAGCCACTCGGCCCTGGCTCCGAAGACATGCCCATCCCCTGA
- the galU gene encoding UTP--glucose-1-phosphate uridylyltransferase GalU: MIKKCLFPAAGYGTRFLPATKAMPKEMLPVVNKPLIQYGVEEALEAGLDQISIVTGRGKRALEDHFDVSYELEHQIKGTDKEKYLVGIRRLIDECSFSYTRQVEMKGLGHAILCGQPLIGDEPFAVVLADDLCLNLEGDSVLAQMVKLYNQFRCSIVAIQEVPKDETSKYGVIAGEMIREDIYRVSNMVEKPKPEDAPSNLAIIGRYILTPDIFDLIRSTPPGKGGEIQITDALMRQAQQGCVMAYKFKGQRFDCGSAEGYIDATNFCFEHLYKTGKAF, translated from the coding sequence ATGATCAAGAAATGCCTGTTCCCCGCTGCCGGTTACGGCACCCGCTTTTTGCCAGCGACCAAGGCAATGCCCAAGGAAATGCTTCCGGTGGTGAACAAGCCACTGATCCAGTACGGCGTCGAAGAAGCTTTGGAGGCTGGTCTCGATCAGATTTCCATCGTCACCGGTCGTGGCAAGCGCGCACTGGAAGACCATTTCGACGTGAGCTATGAGCTCGAGCACCAGATCAAGGGCACCGACAAGGAGAAGTATCTGGTTGGTATCCGTCGTCTGATCGACGAGTGCAGCTTCTCTTACACCCGCCAGGTGGAGATGAAGGGGCTGGGCCACGCCATCCTCTGCGGTCAGCCGCTGATCGGTGACGAGCCATTCGCCGTGGTACTGGCCGACGACCTGTGCCTGAACCTGGAAGGTGACAGCGTACTGGCGCAGATGGTCAAGCTGTACAACCAGTTCCGCTGCTCCATCGTCGCGATCCAGGAAGTACCGAAGGACGAAACCTCCAAGTACGGCGTGATCGCCGGCGAGATGATCCGCGAGGACATCTACCGCGTCAGCAACATGGTGGAGAAGCCCAAACCCGAAGACGCGCCGTCGAATCTGGCGATCATCGGTCGTTACATCCTGACCCCGGACATCTTCGACCTGATCCGTAGCACCCCTCCGGGCAAGGGCGGTGAGATCCAGATCACCGACGCCCTCATGCGCCAGGCCCAGCAGGGCTGCGTGATGGCGTACAAGTTCAAGGGCCAGCGTTTCGACTGCGGTAGCGCCGAGGGTTACATCGACGCGACCAATTTCTGCTTCGAGCACCTGTACAAGACCGGCAAGGCGTTCTGA
- a CDS encoding UDP-glucose dehydrogenase family protein has product MQICVIGAGYVGLVTATCFAEMGNQVVCVERDPQRVAMLSHGEVPIYEPGLEAMLKAQLVGGQLSFTSQLQAGIRRAEVIFIAVGTPSGEDGSADLSHVLAVADELGERLEQSCLVVDKSTVPVGTAERVEQRINAGLARRGKRSRVTVASNPEFLKEGSAVEDFMRPDRVIVGCDDERGRAQLRRLYAPFLRNHDRLLCMGVRAAEFSKYAANAFLATKISFINEMAGICARLGVDIEEVRRGIGSDRRIGTHFIYAGCGYGGSCFPKDVKALIRTAEHEGIEPGILRAVEARNALQKTLLFQALREHFNGHLQGRVVALWGLAFKPGTDDLREAPSLVLLEALLTAGARVQACDPAAIQAVALRYADALKTGQLVLSESPYAVTQGADALVLITEWKQFRQPDFLRVRGGMRMPVLFDGRNIYDADQLAELGFLYRGIGRPASGSCKASAA; this is encoded by the coding sequence ATGCAGATTTGCGTGATAGGAGCTGGATACGTAGGGCTGGTAACGGCGACCTGCTTTGCCGAGATGGGCAATCAGGTGGTTTGCGTTGAGCGTGATCCCCAACGCGTCGCGATGCTGTCGCATGGCGAGGTACCGATCTACGAGCCTGGTCTGGAAGCGATGCTCAAGGCGCAGCTGGTGGGTGGCCAGCTCAGTTTCACTTCGCAGCTTCAGGCCGGAATCCGCCGCGCCGAAGTCATCTTCATCGCCGTGGGTACACCCAGCGGCGAAGATGGCTCGGCTGATCTGAGCCATGTACTGGCTGTCGCCGATGAGTTGGGTGAACGTCTGGAACAGAGCTGCCTGGTAGTGGACAAGTCCACCGTGCCGGTGGGAACTGCCGAGCGGGTCGAGCAACGTATCAATGCCGGCCTGGCACGTCGCGGCAAGCGCTCGCGGGTTACGGTCGCGAGCAATCCGGAGTTTCTTAAGGAAGGCTCTGCGGTCGAGGATTTCATGCGGCCTGACCGGGTGATCGTCGGTTGTGACGACGAGCGCGGCCGGGCGCAGTTGCGCCGGCTGTATGCGCCGTTCCTGCGCAATCACGACCGTCTGCTGTGCATGGGCGTGCGTGCGGCCGAGTTCAGCAAGTACGCGGCCAATGCCTTCCTGGCGACCAAGATTTCCTTCATCAACGAGATGGCCGGCATTTGTGCGCGGCTGGGCGTCGATATCGAGGAGGTACGCCGTGGCATTGGCAGCGATCGGCGCATCGGTACGCATTTCATCTATGCCGGTTGCGGTTATGGTGGTTCGTGTTTTCCCAAGGACGTGAAGGCGTTGATCCGTACGGCGGAGCACGAGGGCATCGAGCCGGGCATCCTGCGAGCGGTGGAGGCGCGCAACGCGCTGCAGAAGACACTGCTGTTCCAGGCTCTGCGCGAGCATTTCAATGGTCACTTGCAGGGCCGCGTCGTCGCGCTCTGGGGGCTGGCGTTCAAGCCGGGTACGGATGACCTGCGCGAAGCGCCGAGCCTGGTGCTGCTGGAGGCATTGCTGACTGCCGGGGCGCGAGTGCAAGCCTGTGATCCTGCTGCCATCCAGGCAGTTGCGCTGCGTTACGCCGATGCGCTCAAGACTGGGCAACTGGTGCTGAGCGAGTCGCCTTACGCGGTGACGCAGGGCGCGGATGCACTGGTGCTGATCACGGAGTGGAAACAGTTCCGTCAGCCTGACTTTCTGCGTGTTCGTGGCGGGATGCGGATGCCGGTGCTATTCGATGGACGCAACATTTATGACGCCGATCAACTGGCGGAACTGGGTTTTCTTTATCGTGGCATTGGCCGACCAGCAAGCGGCAGTTGTAAGGCTAGCGCGGCTTGA
- a CDS encoding Fic family protein has product MSQFVHHELQLLNPSFASPLVDVLNELEHLRRLQLEGSTPLPVFYQLKSIFHMLESLGSARIEGNHTTLADYVESKVEGRQQESDQLREVANIERAMEYIEGSMSPGDALSEHFIRELHHLAVNDLEREGDRTPGAYRSGAVRISQSPHVPPDAVSVAGYMTELVDFVNRPDPSKYDLMKVALAHHRFGWIHPFGNGNGRVVRLLTYALLIKYGFNVNVGGRLLNPTAVFCNDRERYYAMLSGADSGTPEGLESWCIYVLEGVREELDKVDRLTDFEYLTRHILNPAVDIARSRSLITATEEGVLKLAIKKGMVKSSDLAPALPGLTANQRTYQLKKLVDQGMLRPVVEGARQYTIGFSNNYLIRGVVKALRDEGFIPEPVVGL; this is encoded by the coding sequence ATGTCGCAGTTTGTTCACCATGAACTCCAGCTTCTGAACCCGTCCTTCGCTTCGCCTTTGGTGGATGTGCTGAACGAGCTTGAGCACCTGCGCCGCTTGCAGCTTGAGGGGAGTACGCCGCTTCCGGTCTTCTACCAATTGAAGAGCATCTTCCACATGCTGGAGAGTCTGGGGTCGGCTCGGATCGAGGGCAATCACACGACCCTTGCAGACTACGTCGAAAGCAAAGTAGAGGGGCGCCAGCAAGAGAGCGACCAGTTGCGGGAGGTCGCGAACATCGAACGGGCAATGGAGTACATCGAGGGCTCCATGAGCCCTGGGGATGCGCTGTCGGAGCATTTCATTCGGGAACTGCATCACCTTGCGGTCAACGATTTGGAAAGGGAGGGCGATCGAACGCCTGGAGCATATCGATCGGGGGCAGTTCGCATTTCCCAATCACCCCATGTTCCTCCTGACGCGGTCTCCGTCGCTGGTTACATGACCGAGTTGGTCGATTTCGTGAATCGACCGGATCCGTCCAAGTACGATCTGATGAAGGTGGCGTTGGCTCATCATCGATTCGGCTGGATCCACCCATTCGGCAATGGCAACGGGCGCGTGGTGAGGCTTTTGACCTACGCGTTGCTGATCAAGTACGGCTTTAACGTGAATGTTGGCGGCAGGTTGCTTAATCCCACGGCGGTTTTCTGCAATGACCGTGAACGTTACTACGCCATGCTGTCCGGCGCAGACAGTGGCACGCCAGAGGGGTTGGAAAGCTGGTGTATCTACGTGCTGGAGGGTGTGCGCGAAGAGCTGGATAAGGTGGATCGTCTGACCGATTTCGAATACCTGACCCGGCACATCCTCAACCCCGCCGTGGATATCGCGCGTAGCCGCTCCCTGATCACGGCAACCGAGGAGGGGGTACTCAAACTCGCCATCAAGAAAGGTATGGTGAAATCGTCGGATTTGGCGCCCGCGTTGCCTGGGTTGACCGCCAATCAGCGAACCTACCAGCTCAAGAAACTGGTCGACCAGGGCATGCTTCGCCCGGTGGTTGAGGGCGCCAGGCAGTATACGATTGGCTTCTCCAATAACTACTTGATTCGTGGCGTTGTAAAAGCGCTACGAGACGAAGGCTTCATTCCTGAACCTGTTGTTGGTTTGTGA
- a CDS encoding BRCT domain-containing protein: MVDLHQEFQNSRFFHEARIDRRSADALVGLAAGITADGHINQQEAEFLKNWISSNLAHLGDPVVNLLYRRLSDMLADGELDPEESVELLGMLRSFTGLNVGKPKPSDNAFTAPNDLPLCRPAPELEWSGRLFVFTGVMAYGPRKDCEALVLERNGQIGASINKKIHYLVVGSIGNDQWLHSTYGTKIKKAVELRETGSPLAIISEEHWQKALFG, encoded by the coding sequence ATGGTCGACCTACATCAGGAATTCCAGAACAGTCGCTTCTTCCATGAGGCACGCATAGATCGGCGCTCTGCCGATGCCCTGGTAGGCCTGGCCGCCGGCATCACCGCAGATGGGCACATCAACCAACAGGAAGCCGAGTTTCTGAAGAACTGGATTTCCAGCAACCTCGCTCACCTCGGCGACCCGGTGGTAAACCTGCTCTACCGGCGCCTTTCTGACATGCTGGCAGACGGTGAGCTCGATCCCGAGGAGTCGGTCGAACTACTTGGCATGCTGCGCAGCTTCACCGGCCTGAACGTGGGCAAGCCCAAACCAAGTGACAACGCCTTCACCGCCCCCAACGACCTACCGCTATGCCGCCCAGCCCCGGAACTGGAATGGAGCGGCCGCCTATTCGTCTTCACTGGTGTCATGGCCTACGGCCCACGCAAGGATTGTGAAGCGTTGGTGCTCGAGCGCAACGGCCAGATCGGCGCCAGCATCAACAAGAAGATTCATTACTTGGTGGTGGGCAGCATCGGCAACGATCAATGGCTCCATAGTACTTATGGCACGAAAATCAAGAAGGCCGTCGAGCTCCGAGAAACAGGCTCACCACTCGCTATCATCAGCGAAGAGCACTGGCAAAAAGCACTGTTTGGATAA
- the pgsA gene encoding CDP-diacylglycerol--glycerol-3-phosphate 3-phosphatidyltransferase: protein MNIPNLLTVLRVLLIPVFILLFYLPFSWSYWAASAVFAIAAFTDWLDGYLARRWEQGTPFGAFLDPVADKLMVAVALVLLAAEHSNLWLTLAAAIIIGREIVVSALREWMAELGARAHVAVSNLGKWKTAAQMVALVILLANPPVFTFWVILGYVLLVIAAVLTLWSMLQYLLAAWPHLSTTSEKK from the coding sequence ATGAATATCCCCAACTTGCTAACCGTGCTCAGGGTTCTACTGATCCCGGTCTTTATCCTGCTGTTCTATTTGCCGTTCTCCTGGAGCTATTGGGCTGCCAGTGCGGTATTCGCCATTGCTGCATTCACCGACTGGCTTGACGGCTACCTGGCACGTCGCTGGGAGCAGGGCACTCCCTTCGGTGCCTTCCTGGATCCGGTGGCGGATAAATTGATGGTGGCGGTGGCCTTGGTGCTACTGGCGGCCGAGCATTCCAATCTTTGGCTGACGCTGGCTGCGGCGATCATCATCGGCCGTGAAATCGTGGTGTCCGCTCTGCGTGAGTGGATGGCCGAGCTGGGTGCGCGTGCGCATGTGGCGGTATCCAATCTGGGCAAGTGGAAAACCGCGGCGCAGATGGTGGCGCTGGTCATCTTGCTGGCCAATCCGCCCGTTTTCACCTTCTGGGTCATTCTGGGTTACGTCCTGCTGGTTATCGCTGCGGTGCTGACCTTGTGGTCGATGCTGCAGTACCTGCTGGCCGCCTGGCCGCACCTCAGCACGACCTCGGAAAAGAAATAA
- the uvrC gene encoding excinuclease ABC subunit UvrC, translating into MSAPFDSSAFLATCSGRPGVYRMFDGEARLLYVGKAKNLKKRLSSYFRKTGQAPKTAALVARIAQIETTITANETEALLLEQTLIKEWRPPYNILLRDDKSYPYVFLSDGDFPRLGIHRGAKKAKGRYFGPYPSALAIRESLSLLQKTFLVRQCEDSYYKNRTRPCLQYQIKRCKGPCVGLVSPEEYAEDVRHSVMFLDGRSNALSDELSASMEKASMALEFERAAELRDQIALLRRVQDQQSMEGGTGDVDIVAVMLNPGGACVHLISVRGGRVLGSKNFFPQVAIEEEGGDVLMAFLGQYYLGNAERDLPSELIVNVQHEDFATLIEAIESLRGRSLSISHRVRGTRARWQQLAVTNAEQALAARLANREHMAERFEALASVLEMDEPPQRMECFDISHSSGEATVASCVVFGPEGPLKSDYRRFNIEGITAGDDYAAMHQALTRRFSKVKDGEGKSPDVLLVDGGKGQLAMAREVLQELAVPDLILLGVAKGTTRKPGLEVLYLNDAEHEFTLPGNSPALHLIQQIRDESHRFAITGHRARRGKARRTSSLEEVAGIGPKRRRELLNHFGGLQELSRASAEEIAKAPGISKKLAELIYATLHSE; encoded by the coding sequence ATGTCCGCCCCATTCGATTCGAGCGCCTTCCTGGCGACCTGTAGTGGTCGCCCCGGTGTCTATCGCATGTTCGATGGCGAAGCTCGGTTGCTTTACGTCGGCAAGGCGAAGAACCTCAAGAAACGCCTCTCCAGCTACTTCCGCAAGACCGGCCAGGCGCCCAAGACTGCAGCGTTGGTGGCGCGCATTGCGCAGATAGAAACCACCATCACCGCCAACGAGACCGAGGCACTGCTGCTTGAGCAGACGCTGATCAAGGAGTGGCGGCCGCCGTACAACATCCTGCTGCGTGACGATAAGTCCTACCCCTATGTGTTTCTCTCCGACGGCGATTTCCCGCGCCTTGGTATCCACCGTGGCGCGAAAAAGGCCAAAGGGCGTTACTTCGGCCCCTATCCCAGCGCCCTGGCGATTCGCGAGAGTCTCAGCCTGCTACAGAAAACTTTTCTGGTTCGTCAGTGCGAGGACAGTTATTACAAAAACCGCACAAGACCGTGCCTGCAGTACCAGATCAAGCGCTGCAAGGGGCCCTGCGTCGGCCTGGTCAGTCCTGAGGAATATGCAGAGGATGTTCGTCACTCGGTGATGTTTCTCGATGGCCGCAGCAATGCACTGAGCGACGAGCTGTCCGCCAGCATGGAAAAAGCCTCCATGGCGCTTGAGTTCGAGCGAGCTGCCGAGTTGCGCGATCAGATCGCCTTGCTGCGTCGTGTGCAGGATCAGCAAAGCATGGAGGGCGGTACCGGCGATGTCGACATCGTCGCAGTCATGCTCAACCCGGGTGGTGCCTGCGTGCACCTGATCAGCGTGCGTGGTGGGCGCGTGCTGGGTAGCAAGAATTTCTTCCCTCAGGTGGCAATCGAGGAGGAGGGCGGCGATGTGCTGATGGCCTTCCTCGGTCAGTACTATCTGGGCAATGCCGAGCGCGATCTGCCGAGCGAACTGATCGTCAACGTCCAGCATGAGGATTTCGCCACGCTGATCGAGGCAATCGAGTCGCTGCGCGGCCGCAGCCTGTCCATCAGTCATCGGGTTCGCGGTACCCGTGCGCGCTGGCAGCAACTGGCCGTTACCAATGCCGAGCAGGCGCTGGCGGCGCGCCTGGCCAACCGCGAGCATATGGCCGAACGTTTCGAGGCGCTGGCAAGCGTGCTGGAGATGGATGAGCCACCGCAGCGTATGGAGTGCTTCGATATCAGCCACTCCAGTGGTGAGGCGACGGTCGCCTCCTGCGTGGTTTTCGGCCCGGAAGGCCCGCTGAAGTCCGATTACCGCCGCTTCAATATTGAAGGCATTACCGCGGGCGACGATTACGCTGCCATGCATCAGGCGCTGACCCGGCGCTTCAGCAAAGTGAAGGATGGCGAAGGCAAGTCGCCCGACGTGCTGCTGGTCGACGGTGGCAAGGGGCAATTGGCTATGGCTCGGGAAGTACTGCAGGAACTGGCCGTGCCGGATCTGATTCTGCTCGGTGTGGCCAAAGGCACCACGCGAAAGCCCGGCCTTGAAGTGCTGTACCTCAATGACGCCGAGCACGAGTTCACCTTGCCGGGCAATTCGCCGGCACTTCACCTCATTCAGCAGATTCGCGACGAATCGCATCGCTTCGCCATCACCGGCCACCGCGCGCGACGGGGCAAAGCACGTCGCACCTCTAGCCTGGAGGAGGTGGCGGGAATTGGCCCCAAGCGGCGGCGTGAACTGCTCAATCACTTCGGCGGTCTACAAGAACTGTCTCGCGCCAGTGCCGAGGAAATCGCCAAAGCGCCGGGAATCAGCAAAAAGCTCGCCGAGTTGATTTATGCCACTCTGCACAGCGAGTAG
- the gacA gene encoding response regulator transcription factor GacA translates to MIRVLVVDDHDLVRTGITRMLADIDGLQVVGEACTGEEALLKVRELKPDVVLMDVKMPGIGGLEATRKLMRSHPDIKVVAVTVCEEDPFPTRLLQAGAAGYLTKGAALDEMVQAIRLVFAGQRYIDPQIAQQLALKSFQPQNNGSPFDLLSEREIQIALMIANCHKVQNISDKLCLSPKTVNTYRYRIFEKLSITSDVELALLAVRHGMVDAVN, encoded by the coding sequence TTGATTAGGGTGCTGGTAGTAGACGACCACGATCTGGTTCGCACGGGCATCACTCGTATGCTCGCTGACATCGATGGTCTGCAAGTCGTAGGTGAAGCCTGCACTGGCGAAGAAGCCCTGCTCAAGGTGCGCGAACTCAAGCCCGACGTGGTGCTGATGGACGTCAAGATGCCCGGCATTGGGGGCCTTGAAGCCACGCGCAAGCTGATGCGCAGTCATCCTGATATCAAGGTCGTCGCGGTCACGGTGTGTGAGGAAGATCCTTTCCCGACTCGCTTGCTGCAAGCCGGCGCCGCTGGTTATCTGACCAAGGGCGCCGCGCTCGATGAAATGGTTCAAGCCATTCGCCTGGTGTTCGCCGGCCAGCGCTACATCGACCCGCAAATTGCCCAGCAACTGGCGCTGAAATCCTTCCAGCCGCAGAACAATGGTTCGCCCTTCGATCTGCTGTCCGAGCGTGAAATCCAGATCGCCCTGATGATCGCCAACTGCCACAAGGTGCAGAACATTTCGGACAAGCTGTGTCTGTCACCGAAAACGGTCAACACCTACCGCTACCGCATTTTCGAGAAGCTCTCCATCACCAGCGACGTCGAGCTGGCTCTGCTTGCGGTACGCCACGGCATGGTCGACGCCGTTAACTGA
- a CDS encoding Bax inhibitor-1/YccA family protein: MQERDYALNHSQVEQQEVSSVLRNTYGLLAITLAFSGLVAFISQRANVPYPNIFVVLIGFYGLFFLTAKLRNSSWGLLSTLALTGFMGYTLGPILNRYLGMSNGAEIISSAFTMTALVFFGLSAYVLTTRKDMSFLSGFITAGFFVLLGAVVASFFFQISGLQLAISAGFVLFSSACILFQTSAIIHGGERNYIMATISLYVSIYNLFISLLQIFGIMGGDD; the protein is encoded by the coding sequence ATGCAAGAGCGAGATTACGCACTCAACCATTCTCAGGTTGAACAACAGGAAGTCAGCAGCGTTCTGCGCAACACCTATGGTCTACTGGCCATCACCTTGGCCTTCAGCGGCCTGGTTGCCTTCATTTCTCAGCGCGCCAACGTCCCCTATCCGAACATCTTCGTGGTGCTGATTGGTTTCTATGGCCTGTTCTTCCTCACCGCCAAGCTGCGCAACTCTTCGTGGGGCCTGCTTTCCACCCTCGCCCTGACCGGTTTCATGGGTTATACCCTGGGCCCGATCCTCAACCGTTATCTGGGCATGTCCAACGGCGCTGAAATCATCAGCTCCGCCTTCACCATGACCGCACTGGTGTTCTTCGGTCTGTCCGCCTATGTGCTGACTACTCGCAAGGACATGAGCTTCCTGAGCGGCTTCATCACCGCCGGCTTCTTCGTTCTGCTGGGCGCCGTGGTTGCGAGCTTCTTCTTCCAGATCAGCGGCCTGCAACTGGCGATCAGTGCCGGCTTCGTGCTGTTCTCCTCGGCCTGCATCCTGTTCCAGACCAGCGCAATCATCCACGGCGGTGAGCGCAACTACATCATGGCGACCATCAGCCTGTATGTTTCGATCTACAACCTGTTCATCAGCCTGTTGCAGATCTTCGGCATCATGGGCGGCGACGACTGA